A window of the Scleropages formosus chromosome 5, fSclFor1.1, whole genome shotgun sequence genome harbors these coding sequences:
- the pus7 gene encoding pseudouridylate synthase 7 homolog isoform X1, which yields MMESTETVLDTPGGEKRTCPDEELVHPAKRARVQDKEGENGGSGSQQALDFEENEKEECDEEEPMEGEEDVEGDGETFADMMKHGLTELDVGILKFVSDHKGFSGILKERYSDFVVHEINKEGKTVRLDDLTVPVEEEPLPEPEQQVQVLTEEQKNQLEELQLFKNKEGNVTIEVMEDTKERRTLIHKAVKAMYPGLETKTEERDGRRFIVAYHTAGKRALAAPRKHSWPKSRGSFCHCVLYKENKDTMDAINVLSKFLRVRPNVFSYMGTKDKRAITVQEIAVLKISAERIAHLNKCLMNFKLGNFSYKKHPLKLGELQGNHFTVVIRNISGTEEQVEQAMSSLRNTGFINYYGMQRFGTTAVPTYQVGRAILQNNWTEVMDLILKPRPGAEKGYLVRCREEWARTQDPEAALKKLPVKRCVEGQLLRGLSKYGKKNIVTAFGLIPRNNRLMYIHSYQSYVWNTMVSQRIQDFGLKAVPGDLMLSGGKAHVLSEQEAEKHTIHDVVMPLPGFDVIYPTHVVGQAYRDMLASDGLDIDNMRHKIRDYSLAGAYRRIIIRPQDVSWEVIHYDDPRIPLVQTDVEKLEGKPPPAFPKEGKYRALRMEFSLPPSTYATMAIREVLKMDTSIKNQTQLNTTWLN from the exons ATGATGGAGTCGACGGAGACTGTGCTGGACACCCCCGGGGGTGAGAAGAGGACTTGTCCCGATGAGGAGCTAGTCCACCCTGCCAAGAGGGCCCGTGTCCAGGACAAGGAGGGAGAGAATGGAGGCAGTGGCTCGCAGCAAGCTTTggactttgaagaaaatgaaaaggaagaatGCGATGAAGAGGAGCCgatggagggagaggaagaTGTGGAAGGAGATGGGGAAACGTTTGCTGACATGATGAAGCATGGGCTCACAGAGTTGGATGTGGGAATCTTGAAGTTTGTCAGTGACCACAAGGGCTTCTCTGGCATCCTGAAGGAGAG GTACTCGGATTTTGTGGTGCATGAGATCAACAAGGAAGGGAAGACTGTTCGACTTGATGACCTCACTGTGCCCGTGGAG GAGGAACCTCTACCAGAGCCAGAACAACAGGTACAGGTTTTGACTGAAGAGCAGAAGAATCAGCTGGAGGAGCTCCAGCTATTTAAGAATAAAGAGGGCAACGTGACCATAGAG GTGATGGAGGACACAAAGGAGAGGCGCACCCTGATCCACAAGGCAGTAAAGGCCATGTATCCTGGTTTAGAGACGAAAACCGAGGAAAGAGATGGGCGCAGATTCATCGTAGCGTACCACACTGCGGGAAAGAGAGCCCTTGCAG CCCCTAGGAAACACTCGTGGCCCAAGAGCCGGGGCAGCTTCTGCCACTGTGTGCTCTACAAGGAGAACAAAGACACAATGGATGCCATAAATGTGCTCTCCAAATTTCTCAG GGTGAGACCAAATGTCTTCTCTTACATGGGCACCAAGGACAAAAGAGCCATAACAGTTCAGGAGATTGCTGTACTCAA AATCAGTGCTGAGAGGATAGCCCATCTCAATAAGTGCCTGATGAACTTCAAACTAGGGAATTTCTCCTACAAGAAGCACCCACTAAAATTAGGAGAACTACAAGGCAACCACTTCACTGTAGTCATCAG GAACATCTCAGGGACAGAGGAGCAGGTGGAGCAAGCCATGAGCTCTCTTAGGAACACTGGCTTCATCAACTACTATGGCATGCAGCGCTTTGGCACCACTGCTGTGCCCACTTACCAAGTTGGCAG GGCAATCCTGCAGAACAACTGGACAGAAGTGATGGATCTGATCCTGAAACCTCGCCCTGGAG CGGAGAAGGGCTACCTGGTGCGCTGCAGGGAGGAGTGGGCTCGCACACAGGACCCGGAGGCGGCACTTAAGAAGCTTCCTGTCAAGCGGTGCGTGGAGGGTCAGCTCCTGAGGGGCCTCTCCAAGTATGGCAAGAAAAACATTGTTACAGCCTTTGGATTG ATCCCTCGCAACAACCGGCTGATGTACATCCACAGCTACCAGAGCTACGTGTGGAACACCATGGTGAGCCAGCGCATCCAGGACTTTGGGCTAAAGGCTGTGCCAGGAGACCTGATGCTTAGTGGAG GGAAGGCGCACGTCCTGTCTGAGCAGGAGGCTGAGAAGCACACTATCCATGATGTGGTGATGCCACTGCCTGGTTTCGATGTAATTTACCCCACACATGTTG TGGGCCAGGCCTATAGGGACATGCTGGCCTCGGACGGTCTGGACATTGACAACATGAGGCACAAGATCCGAGACTATTCCCTGGCCGGGGCCTACCGTCGCATAATAATTCGTCCCCAGGATGTCAGCTG GGAGGTTATTCACTACGACGATCCCCGGATCCCACTAGTGCAAACAGATGTGGAGAAACTTGAGGGCAAACCTCCTCCGGCTTTTCCTAAAG AAGGGAAGTACAGGGCTCTGCGGATGGAGTTCTCTCTGCCACCCTCCACCTATGCCACCATGGCCATCCGAGAGGTGCTGAAGATGGACACCAGCATCAAGAACCAGACGCAGCTGAACACCACCTGGCTGAACTGA
- the pus7 gene encoding pseudouridylate synthase 7 homolog isoform X2, producing MMESTETVLDTPGGEKRTCPDEELVHPAKRARVQDKEGENGGSGSQQALDFEENEKEECDEEEPMEGEEDVEGDGETFADMMKHGLTELDVGILKFVSDHKGFSGILKERYSDFVVHEINKEGKTVRLDDLTVPVEEEPLPEPEQQVQVLTEEQKNQLEELQLFKNKEGNVTIEVMEDTKERRTLIHKAVKAMYPGLETKTEERDGRRFIVAYHTAGKRALAAPRKHSWPKSRGSFCHCVLYKENKDTMDAINVLSKFLRVRPNVFSYMGTKDKRAITVQEIAVLKISAERIAHLNKCLMNFKLGNFSYKKHPLKLGELQGNHFTVVIRNISGTEEQVEQAMSSLRNTGFINYYGMQRFGTTAVPTYQVGRAILQNNWTEVMDLILKPRPGAEKGYLVRCREEWARTQDPEAALKKLPVKRCVEGQLLRGLSKYGKKNIVTAFGLIPRNNRLMYIHSYQSYVWNTMVSQRIQDFGLKAVPGDLMLSGGKAHVLSEQEAEKHTIHDVVMPLPGFDVIYPTHVVGQAYRDMLASDGLDIDNMRHKIRDYSLAGAYRRIIIRPQDVSWEVIHYDDPRIPLVQTDVEKLEGKPPPAFPKGKYRALRMEFSLPPSTYATMAIREVLKMDTSIKNQTQLNTTWLN from the exons ATGATGGAGTCGACGGAGACTGTGCTGGACACCCCCGGGGGTGAGAAGAGGACTTGTCCCGATGAGGAGCTAGTCCACCCTGCCAAGAGGGCCCGTGTCCAGGACAAGGAGGGAGAGAATGGAGGCAGTGGCTCGCAGCAAGCTTTggactttgaagaaaatgaaaaggaagaatGCGATGAAGAGGAGCCgatggagggagaggaagaTGTGGAAGGAGATGGGGAAACGTTTGCTGACATGATGAAGCATGGGCTCACAGAGTTGGATGTGGGAATCTTGAAGTTTGTCAGTGACCACAAGGGCTTCTCTGGCATCCTGAAGGAGAG GTACTCGGATTTTGTGGTGCATGAGATCAACAAGGAAGGGAAGACTGTTCGACTTGATGACCTCACTGTGCCCGTGGAG GAGGAACCTCTACCAGAGCCAGAACAACAGGTACAGGTTTTGACTGAAGAGCAGAAGAATCAGCTGGAGGAGCTCCAGCTATTTAAGAATAAAGAGGGCAACGTGACCATAGAG GTGATGGAGGACACAAAGGAGAGGCGCACCCTGATCCACAAGGCAGTAAAGGCCATGTATCCTGGTTTAGAGACGAAAACCGAGGAAAGAGATGGGCGCAGATTCATCGTAGCGTACCACACTGCGGGAAAGAGAGCCCTTGCAG CCCCTAGGAAACACTCGTGGCCCAAGAGCCGGGGCAGCTTCTGCCACTGTGTGCTCTACAAGGAGAACAAAGACACAATGGATGCCATAAATGTGCTCTCCAAATTTCTCAG GGTGAGACCAAATGTCTTCTCTTACATGGGCACCAAGGACAAAAGAGCCATAACAGTTCAGGAGATTGCTGTACTCAA AATCAGTGCTGAGAGGATAGCCCATCTCAATAAGTGCCTGATGAACTTCAAACTAGGGAATTTCTCCTACAAGAAGCACCCACTAAAATTAGGAGAACTACAAGGCAACCACTTCACTGTAGTCATCAG GAACATCTCAGGGACAGAGGAGCAGGTGGAGCAAGCCATGAGCTCTCTTAGGAACACTGGCTTCATCAACTACTATGGCATGCAGCGCTTTGGCACCACTGCTGTGCCCACTTACCAAGTTGGCAG GGCAATCCTGCAGAACAACTGGACAGAAGTGATGGATCTGATCCTGAAACCTCGCCCTGGAG CGGAGAAGGGCTACCTGGTGCGCTGCAGGGAGGAGTGGGCTCGCACACAGGACCCGGAGGCGGCACTTAAGAAGCTTCCTGTCAAGCGGTGCGTGGAGGGTCAGCTCCTGAGGGGCCTCTCCAAGTATGGCAAGAAAAACATTGTTACAGCCTTTGGATTG ATCCCTCGCAACAACCGGCTGATGTACATCCACAGCTACCAGAGCTACGTGTGGAACACCATGGTGAGCCAGCGCATCCAGGACTTTGGGCTAAAGGCTGTGCCAGGAGACCTGATGCTTAGTGGAG GGAAGGCGCACGTCCTGTCTGAGCAGGAGGCTGAGAAGCACACTATCCATGATGTGGTGATGCCACTGCCTGGTTTCGATGTAATTTACCCCACACATGTTG TGGGCCAGGCCTATAGGGACATGCTGGCCTCGGACGGTCTGGACATTGACAACATGAGGCACAAGATCCGAGACTATTCCCTGGCCGGGGCCTACCGTCGCATAATAATTCGTCCCCAGGATGTCAGCTG GGAGGTTATTCACTACGACGATCCCCGGATCCCACTAGTGCAAACAGATGTGGAGAAACTTGAGGGCAAACCTCCTCCGGCTTTTCCTAAAG GGAAGTACAGGGCTCTGCGGATGGAGTTCTCTCTGCCACCCTCCACCTATGCCACCATGGCCATCCGAGAGGTGCTGAAGATGGACACCAGCATCAAGAACCAGACGCAGCTGAACACCACCTGGCTGAACTGA